A window from Candidatus Brocadiaceae bacterium encodes these proteins:
- a CDS encoding excisionase family DNA-binding protein: MRCAVCGCPPVRWLRVKTVAGQLGCTARTVRRMVRRGEMVGVRVGRTWRIDHASLDEYLTVCEAGTAQARQGARNFL, translated from the coding sequence ATGAGGTGTGCGGTCTGCGGGTGTCCGCCGGTGCGGTGGCTGCGCGTCAAGACGGTTGCCGGCCAGCTCGGGTGCACGGCCCGCACGGTTCGTCGGATGGTGCGGCGGGGCGAGATGGTCGGGGTGCGGGTGGGCCGCACGTGGCGCATCGATCACGCGTCTCTGGACGAGTACCTGACGGTCTGTGAGGCCGGGACGGCGCAGGCTCGACAGGGTGCGAGGAACTTCCTATGA
- the uvrC gene encoding excinuclease ABC subunit UvrC, protein MAASPSELVARKLGDLPRRSGVYLFKNARQEVIYVGKAKDLRARVRSYWQGGRDEGRLICRRIDQVADIAVVVTESEKEALLLEGNFIKQFRPACNVEFRDDKSFVSIRLDPGEPWPRPVVTRRLDMPEALYFGPYANARAARQTVRVLQEVFPLRRCTLRECRERRRPCLYGEMGRCLAPCCAEVSAEEYGRMVDQVVLFLRGRGEELLGDLREQMAAAAGRQEFERAAVLRDRIGAIRTTLEAQHVSSSATDVDRDVFGLCTVDGQVHVAVLFVRGGNVRDAATYRFPAELDSEQAIFGSFLNQFYARNRFIPAEVLVPVPTEDAALLESWLCRKRGRRVRILRPQRGPKRRLVELANGNARQAEREASTRRERAGAEVQALQDFLGLRRPPVRIECFDISTLQGREAVGAMVVFEAGVPERSSYRRYRIRGVRGQDDFAMMREVLTRRYRRCAARDGAAERLPDLVLVDGGRGHLSVATDVLEGLGLAGCEVAALAKARARGGRRLAEERIFLPGRADPIVVPERSPVLRLVTRVRDEAHRFAVSYHRALRRRATTESPLLGIPGVGPKTARRLLDALGGLEAVREAGLDELRGVRGVSERVARAVHDHYHRPAGPSGV, encoded by the coding sequence ATGGCGGCATCACCGTCCGAACTGGTGGCGCGCAAGCTGGGGGACCTGCCCCGGCGCTCCGGTGTCTATCTGTTCAAGAACGCCCGGCAGGAGGTCATCTACGTGGGCAAGGCGAAGGACCTGCGGGCGCGCGTGCGCAGCTACTGGCAGGGGGGGCGCGACGAGGGGCGCCTGATCTGCCGGCGCATCGACCAGGTGGCCGACATCGCCGTGGTTGTGACCGAGTCGGAGAAGGAGGCGCTGCTGCTGGAGGGCAACTTCATCAAGCAGTTCCGCCCGGCGTGCAACGTGGAGTTCCGCGACGACAAGAGCTTTGTGAGCATCCGGCTGGACCCGGGCGAGCCGTGGCCGCGCCCGGTCGTGACGCGGCGGCTCGACATGCCCGAGGCGCTGTATTTCGGCCCGTATGCGAACGCGCGCGCGGCGCGTCAGACCGTGCGCGTGCTTCAGGAGGTCTTCCCGCTGCGCCGGTGTACGCTGCGCGAGTGCCGCGAGCGCCGGCGGCCGTGCCTGTACGGGGAGATGGGCAGGTGCCTGGCGCCGTGCTGCGCGGAGGTCTCGGCGGAGGAGTACGGCCGCATGGTCGACCAGGTCGTCCTGTTCCTGCGCGGACGGGGCGAGGAGTTGCTGGGCGACCTGCGCGAGCAGATGGCGGCGGCGGCGGGGCGGCAGGAGTTCGAGCGGGCGGCCGTTCTGCGCGACCGCATCGGGGCGATCCGCACGACGTTGGAGGCCCAGCACGTCTCGTCGTCCGCCACGGACGTGGACCGGGACGTGTTCGGGCTCTGCACGGTGGACGGGCAGGTCCACGTGGCCGTGCTGTTCGTGCGCGGCGGCAACGTGCGCGACGCCGCCACCTACCGGTTTCCCGCCGAGCTGGACAGCGAGCAGGCCATCTTCGGCTCGTTCCTGAACCAGTTCTACGCCCGGAACCGCTTCATCCCGGCCGAGGTCCTTGTGCCCGTTCCGACCGAAGACGCCGCGCTGCTGGAGTCCTGGCTATGCCGCAAGCGCGGGCGGCGCGTGCGCATCCTGCGGCCGCAGCGCGGCCCGAAGCGGCGGCTCGTGGAGCTGGCCAACGGGAACGCGCGCCAGGCCGAACGCGAGGCGAGCACGCGGCGCGAGCGGGCCGGGGCGGAGGTGCAGGCGCTGCAGGACTTCCTGGGGCTGCGCCGGCCGCCGGTGCGGATCGAGTGTTTCGACATCTCCACGCTGCAGGGCCGCGAGGCGGTGGGTGCCATGGTGGTCTTTGAGGCGGGCGTGCCGGAGAGGTCGTCCTACCGCCGTTACCGCATCCGCGGCGTGCGCGGGCAGGACGACTTCGCGATGATGCGCGAGGTGCTCACGCGGCGCTACCGGCGGTGCGCGGCCCGCGACGGTGCCGCCGAGCGGCTGCCGGACCTGGTGCTGGTGGACGGCGGCAGGGGGCACCTGTCGGTGGCGACGGACGTGCTCGAGGGCCTGGGGCTGGCCGGCTGCGAGGTGGCCGCGCTGGCCAAGGCGCGCGCACGCGGCGGGCGGCGGCTGGCGGAGGAGCGCATCTTCCTGCCGGGCCGTGCGGACCCGATCGTCGTGCCGGAGCGCAGTCCGGTCCTGCGGTTGGTCACCCGTGTGCGGGACGAGGCGCACAGGTTCGCCGTCTCCTACCACCGGGCGCTTCGCCGGAGGGCCACCACGGAGTCTCCGCTTCTGGGGATCCCGGGGGTGGGGCCGAAGACGGCGCGGCGGCTGCTGGACGCGTTGGGCGGTCTGGAGGCGGTGAGGGAGGCGGGCCTGGACGAACTGAGGGGCGTGCGGGGGGTTTCTGAGCGGGTGGCGCGGGCCGTGCACGACCACTACCACCGGCCGGCCGGGCCGTCAGGCGTCTGA